TGATTTCATCAATGCTGTAAAAAGCGGACCTGTTCAACCAGACATCCTCATTAACAATGCAGGCACTATCATGCGCAAGCCTGCTGCTGAACATCCTGATGAATACTGGGACACAGTGATGAACATCAATCTCGATGCCCAGTTCATTCTCGCGCGTGAATTTGGAAAAGACATGATCCAACGCGGCAGCGGCAAGATCATCTTCACCTGCTCCTTACTCACTTTCCAGGGCGGCATCAATGTTCCCGGATATGCAGCCAGCAAAGGTGCATTAGGTTCACTGGTGAAAGCGCTCGCCAATGAATGGGCAGGCAAAGGTGTGAACGTGAATGGCATTGCTCCCGGATATATCGCAACAGATAATACGGAAGCGCTGCGCGCCGATGAATCAAGAAGCAAGTCGATCCTTGACCGCATTCCCGCAGGACGCTGGGGTGAGCCGCAGGACTTCAAAGGGCCTGTGATATTCCTTGCATCAGAAGCAGGCAGCTATGTGCATGGCACCATCCTCACCGTTGATGGCGGCTGGATGGGCCGATAAATTTTTAGAAGAGCAGAACAACACAAATAAGAAAAATGGAGATCAGATTTCAGAACAGTCCAAAAGAGACCAGCACCATGAACACGCAGCAACTGCGTGATAATTTCCATGTGCCCGGTCTGATGAAAGACGACCAGTTACAGCTGGTGTATTCACACTACGACCGCGTGATCCTCGGAGGCGCCAAACCGGTAAACAGCCATATCACACTGGCGAATCACCCCGAGTTGCGCGCTGAATATTTTTTAGAACGAAGAGAGATCGGCATCATCAATGTAGGTGGAGATGGAACAGTAACTGCTGACGGAACAATATTTCCCCTCAGCAAACTCGATGCGCTCTATCTCGGCAAAGGCACAAAGGACGTGACTTTCAAAAGCAATGATCCGAAGAGCCCTGCTGTTTATTTCCTGCTTTCTGCACCTGCGCATCAGACTTATGAGAACCGTAAACTGAGCAAGGAAGAAGCATCGCCTGTAACACTGGGCGATCAAAGCACTGCCAACAAACGCACGATCTATAAATACATTCACCTCGATGGCCTCAAAAGCTGCCAGCTGGTGATGGGCCTCACTGTACTGAATGAAGGAAGTATCTGGAATACCATGCCTGCACATACGCATACACGCAGGATGGAAGCCTATTTCTATTTCGATGTACAGGAGCAGCATCGCGTTTTCCATTTTATGGGCGAGCCCACGGAAACACGCCACCTGCTTATGGCCAACCACGATGCAGTGATCTCGCCACCCTGGAGCATTCACTCCGGAGCAGGCACTGCCAGCTATTCCTTTATCTGGGGAATGGCAGGAGAGAATTTAGTTTTCACTGATATGGACGCCGTTGCCATCAGTGAGATCAGGTAAACCAAACGAGACCAATTGCGGTATGAATAAGAAAGTATGTTGTTTTGGAGAATTGCTGTTGCGCCTTTCACCTGCGCTCAACCGGCAATGGATACACGAAGCTTCCATGCCCGTGTTCGTAGGCGGGGCCGAACTGAATGTAGCTACTGCGCTTGCCAGATGGAAAGTGCCGGTGGAATACAGTACTGCATTGCCCGATAATTATCTGGCGCGTGAGATCTGTGAACATATTGAAGAGAAAGGGATCAGCACAAAGCCTGTTCACTTTTCCGGTTCGCGGATCGGGACCTATTATCTCCCGCAGGGAACCGACCTGAAGAACGGAGGCGTGATCTATGATCGCGCTCATTCATCCTTCGGTTCACTCAAGCCTGGAATGATCGATTGGGACGAAGTATTACGCGATGCACGCTGGTTCCATTTCAGCGCCATCAGCCCGGCGCTCACAGAGCAGGTTGCTGCTGTATGCCGCGAAGGTGCAGCCGCTGCTGCAGCTAAAGGCATTACCGTATCCATCGATCTCAATCATCGTGCGAGTTTGTGGAAATATGGAAAGAAGCCGGTGGAAGTGATGCCTTCCCTGGTGGAATATTGTGATGTGGTGATGGGCAATATCTGGGCAGCCAATTCATTGCTCGGCATTCCCGTGGATCCGGAGATCCATCTGCATGGCAGCAAACAGGATTTCCTGGAGCATGCAGGCAGAACTGCGCTCGCCATTCACAAGCAATTCCCCAAAGTAAAAACGATCGCCAATACTTTCCGCTTCGATCATGGTGAAGGCGGCGTTCTCTATTACGCATCACTGGACACTGCGGGTCATCAACATCACTCACCCGAACTGGTGGCTTCGAAAATAGTGGACAAAGTAGGAAGCGGCGATTGCTTTATGGCCGGACTCATTTACGGGCTTTATCACCGTCGTGATCCGCAGGAAGTGATCGATACCGCAGCTGCTGCGGCTTTCGGCAAGCTCATGGAGAAAGGCGATGCCACCAGTCAGGATATGGAAACCATTAAAAAAAGAACCAGCAAGCATGGATAAAAACAAACTGATCAGGAAAACGATCACAGAACAGGGGCTTATCCCTTTATATTTTCATCCGGATCCCGATACCTGCATCGGTGTAATGAAAGCCCTATATGCAGGTGGTGTAAGAGTGGTGGAATTCACCAACCGTGGCGCGGCTGCGCAGGATAATTTTGAAGCGATGCTGAAAGTGCGCGACAAGGAATGCAAAGACCTGCTGCTCGGCATCGGCACTATCAAAACAAAAAAAGATGCGAAAGCTTTCATCAGATCCGGCGCGGATTTCATCATAGCTCCGGGTATGATCGAAGAAGTGGCGGAGACGGTCCATAAAGAGGAAATGCTTTGGATCCCCGGTTGTATGACTACCACCGAGATCATCAAAGCCGAACAGGCAGGCGCATCGCTGATCAAACTGTTTCCCGGCAACCTGCTGGGGCCCGGTTTCATGAGCGCTATCCGCGAACTGTTCCCCGATCTGCTTTTCATGCCCACCGGTGGTGTGGAAGCAGAGAAGGAAAATTTGTTTGCCTGGTTCAGATCCGGCGTGAGCGCAGTGGGCATGGGCAGCAAACTGATCACGAAAACTGTACTTGAGGAGAAAAAATACGATGAGCTCACTGCCGCCGCCAGCGCTGCATTGCAACTCATCAAAGAGGTAAGATAAACGGGTAGTCTTCATCTTTTCATTCAACACAACCAAAACCCTGATCGATCATGCAGCAAGCCATAGGAAAATACAGGTGGACAATCTGTACCCTCATTTTCTTTGCCACCACAATCAATTACCTGGACAGACAGGTGATCAGCCTTGTAAAAGGTTATGTGGAAAAGGAATTCAACTGGACTGAAATTGATTATGCCAACCTTACCGTAGCATTTCAGCTTTCCTATGCGATTGCGATGATGTTCATCGGCCGGTTGATCGATAAGCTGGGCACCAAGCTGGGATATGCAGCATCTCTTATTGCCTGGAGTATTGCGGCTATTGGTCACGGTTTCATCAGCAGTACAGGTGGTTTCTTTGTAGCCCGTGCAGCATTGGGTGTTACAGAAGCCGGTAACTTTCCCGCCGCCATCAAAACCACGGCTGAATGGTTCCCTAAAAAAGAGAGATCACTCGCAACCGGTATCTTCAATTCAGGCTCCAATATTGGCGCTATCATTGCACCACTCACTGTGCCTTTCATTGCTGAAGCATTGAACTGGCGCATGGCATTCGTGATCACCGGCGCGGTAGGGCTGATCTGGCTCATATTCTGGTTCTGGTTGTATGAGATCCCTGCGCGCAGCAAACGTTTAAGCAAAGCCGAATTCGATTATATCCATAGTGATGAAGATGAACAAGCCGAGCAGAACGAAGCGAATGCCGCGAAGAAAATTTCCTGGGGACAATTGCTCGGCTATCGTCAGACCTGGGCTTTTGCGCTCGGTAAATTCATGACTGATGGCATTTGGTGGTTCTATCTTTTCTGGCTGCCGGATTTTCTGAAGAAACAATACCATCTTACCAACACGGATATTGCAGTACCTGTAGCCATTGTGTATACCATTGCCGCATTTGGAAGTATTTTCGGTGGATGGGTGCCGGGTAATCTCATCAAGAATAACTGGCCTGTATTCAAGGCAAGGAAAACTTCCATGTTCATCTACGCGCTCTTCGTGTTGCCGGTAATGGCGGCGCAGTACCTTGGTTCCTTCGGTATGTGGTATGCTGTGCTGATCATTGGTCTTGCAGCAGCAGCACACCAGGCATGGAGCGCCAATATCTTCACTACAGTATCTGATATGTTCCCCAAGAGGGCAGTGGCCAGTATCACCGGGATCGGTGGTATGGCAGGTGGCCTCGGTGGTATCCTGATTGCCAAGAGCGCGGGATATCTTTTTGAATACTACAAAGGACAGGGAGATATTACCGTTGGTTACATGATCATGTTCGTGATCTGTGGTCTGGCCTATCTCACAGCATGGTTAGTGATGCACCTGCTGGTTCCGAAAATGAAGCGAGTAACGCTATAAAACTGGAGTAGCGGCTTCCTGTCTGACCGGCGCGTATACGGCTCAACGTTACCTGTGTAACACCCAGGTAAGAAGCGATGTAGCCAAGTTGTACGCGGCGGATCAGTTGCGGATTCTGTTCCAGCAAAAGTTGGTAACGGACTGCAGCAGGGAGGCTTTGCTGCGTCATGAAGGTTTGTTCCGTTCTCACCAGTTCGAACTCTGCGAGTTTGCGACCCCAGTTAGCGATCTCGATATTGGTGGTGAATAATTCCTGCAGGTTGTCGAGGGAAATGGAATACAGTACAGAATCTTCCAGTAGTTCAACCGTTTCATAACCAGGCTTGTTGGCAATATAGCTGTAATAGCTCATGGCTACATCACCTTCAAGGCCAAACCAGAAAGTCAATTCCTTATTATCTCTCACAGAGAATGCGCGTGCAATTCCCCTTTCGATCAGGTAGAGCTGAGAACCTGTTCTTCCTTCTTTGAATAACTGATGCCCTTTGGGAAGGTTAACCTGTTCAAGATGGGAAATGAATAAATGCATGGCATCCGCAGAGAGCGGGTAGACCGATTGTATTTTGTGTAGAACGTTTTTCAATGTGACCGTGCGAACATGTTTTTCCCGGCGGAAACCGGGCATGTTCACGGGCCGCAATATAGGGTAGTCACATTAAAACGGTCTTAACAATGGCCGAGCAGCCAGTAGAAAAAGATAAAGAGTAAAATCGTTCCAACGCAGCCCCCGCCCCATTTCCAGGCTGCGGCTCCTGCCAGTAAAGTACGAAGCCAGTTTTGCATAACAGTGCTATTTTATGATGAAATTAACATGATCCATCTAAAAAATCGTGCCATCACAAAACCGGCTCCGGACTCATTATCAAAATTGGAATCCTTCCATTTCATCTGCACTGGGTCCGTAACTGCCGGGGATGGGAATATCCAGCAGGCGCAGGTATACGCCTAACTGTGCGCGGTGATGGGTAGTTTGGTTAAGGCTCATGCGGATCACTTCTCCTTTCGATTCGGCGCTGTAAATATTGGCGCCGCTGCGAAGCGTCCAGACAGGAAGAAGATCCGCATCCGATGCTTTCTCCAGTTCAGTCCTTCCTTTTTCCAGTTGCCCGTCGAAAAAATTCAGCAGGTCCCGTGTATTGCCTACGGTGGGGTAAGTATAAGGGTTGTTTTCAAAATCAAGTTCACTGGTGGTCAAAGCCATATGCGTCCAGCCGGGTAACTCCGCCACATGCGAGGCCAGTTGTTTCAGAGACATGCTCTTGGGATGCGGCTTCCAGTCATATTTGTCTTCAGGCACCAGCGCCAGGAATTTACGGGTGGTTGCTGCTTCGTTATTCAGTTCTGTAAGGAGGGTCTTTGCGTGGTACATAGTTGTTTGTTTTAATGATACAAACCTACCAGCGCAGAGTGACAGCCTTATGTCAGCAGCCTTCCGGGAAACTAAAAATATTTTTACCAGCCTATCCCATAGTCTTCTCCATGATTGGAACTGCCTCCCCAGAAACTGCCATGTTCCCAGTCGAACCAGATGGCGTTGATCGGTCCACTTGTTCTGTCGTCGAAGCTGAGCGTATAGCCCATTTGCTTCAGCACGTTGCGTACGGGTTCCGGTGTGGTGTTCTTCAGGAGCAGATGTCCCGCACGTGGTTGTCTGTCTTTTTCCTTTGTTCCACCTAACGACAGCCAGAGCTGATTGCTGTTGATATTGGCTGCTTCGGTAGCCTGCTGAACAG
This portion of the Pseudobacter ginsenosidimutans genome encodes:
- the kduI gene encoding 5-dehydro-4-deoxy-D-glucuronate isomerase, whose translation is MEIRFQNSPKETSTMNTQQLRDNFHVPGLMKDDQLQLVYSHYDRVILGGAKPVNSHITLANHPELRAEYFLERREIGIINVGGDGTVTADGTIFPLSKLDALYLGKGTKDVTFKSNDPKSPAVYFLLSAPAHQTYENRKLSKEEASPVTLGDQSTANKRTIYKYIHLDGLKSCQLVMGLTVLNEGSIWNTMPAHTHTRRMEAYFYFDVQEQHRVFHFMGEPTETRHLLMANHDAVISPPWSIHSGAGTASYSFIWGMAGENLVFTDMDAVAISEIR
- a CDS encoding DinB family protein, giving the protein MYHAKTLLTELNNEAATTRKFLALVPEDKYDWKPHPKSMSLKQLASHVAELPGWTHMALTTSELDFENNPYTYPTVGNTRDLLNFFDGQLEKGRTELEKASDADLLPVWTLRSGANIYSAESKGEVIRMSLNQTTHHRAQLGVYLRLLDIPIPGSYGPSADEMEGFQF
- a CDS encoding MFS transporter, translating into MQQAIGKYRWTICTLIFFATTINYLDRQVISLVKGYVEKEFNWTEIDYANLTVAFQLSYAIAMMFIGRLIDKLGTKLGYAASLIAWSIAAIGHGFISSTGGFFVARAALGVTEAGNFPAAIKTTAEWFPKKERSLATGIFNSGSNIGAIIAPLTVPFIAEALNWRMAFVITGAVGLIWLIFWFWLYEIPARSKRLSKAEFDYIHSDEDEQAEQNEANAAKKISWGQLLGYRQTWAFALGKFMTDGIWWFYLFWLPDFLKKQYHLTNTDIAVPVAIVYTIAAFGSIFGGWVPGNLIKNNWPVFKARKTSMFIYALFVLPVMAAQYLGSFGMWYAVLIIGLAAAAHQAWSANIFTTVSDMFPKRAVASITGIGGMAGGLGGILIAKSAGYLFEYYKGQGDITVGYMIMFVICGLAYLTAWLVMHLLVPKMKRVTL
- a CDS encoding SDR family NAD(P)-dependent oxidoreductase — its product is MKNYFDLTGKTALVTGCNKGIGKGMALGLAEAGADIIGVSASLAPGSDVEKEVTALGRKFYTHKANLAERSGVYDFINAVKSGPVQPDILINNAGTIMRKPAAEHPDEYWDTVMNINLDAQFILAREFGKDMIQRGSGKIIFTCSLLTFQGGINVPGYAASKGALGSLVKALANEWAGKGVNVNGIAPGYIATDNTEALRADESRSKSILDRIPAGRWGEPQDFKGPVIFLASEAGSYVHGTILTVDGGWMGR
- a CDS encoding beta/alpha barrel domain-containing protein, translated to MDKNKLIRKTITEQGLIPLYFHPDPDTCIGVMKALYAGGVRVVEFTNRGAAAQDNFEAMLKVRDKECKDLLLGIGTIKTKKDAKAFIRSGADFIIAPGMIEEVAETVHKEEMLWIPGCMTTTEIIKAEQAGASLIKLFPGNLLGPGFMSAIRELFPDLLFMPTGGVEAEKENLFAWFRSGVSAVGMGSKLITKTVLEEKKYDELTAAASAALQLIKEVR
- a CDS encoding Crp/Fnr family transcriptional regulator, producing MKNVLHKIQSVYPLSADAMHLFISHLEQVNLPKGHQLFKEGRTGSQLYLIERGIARAFSVRDNKELTFWFGLEGDVAMSYYSYIANKPGYETVELLEDSVLYSISLDNLQELFTTNIEIANWGRKLAEFELVRTEQTFMTQQSLPAAVRYQLLLEQNPQLIRRVQLGYIASYLGVTQVTLSRIRAGQTGSRYSSFIALLASFSEPAGASLTML
- a CDS encoding sugar kinase, whose translation is MNKKVCCFGELLLRLSPALNRQWIHEASMPVFVGGAELNVATALARWKVPVEYSTALPDNYLAREICEHIEEKGISTKPVHFSGSRIGTYYLPQGTDLKNGGVIYDRAHSSFGSLKPGMIDWDEVLRDARWFHFSAISPALTEQVAAVCREGAAAAAAKGITVSIDLNHRASLWKYGKKPVEVMPSLVEYCDVVMGNIWAANSLLGIPVDPEIHLHGSKQDFLEHAGRTALAIHKQFPKVKTIANTFRFDHGEGGVLYYASLDTAGHQHHSPELVASKIVDKVGSGDCFMAGLIYGLYHRRDPQEVIDTAAAAAFGKLMEKGDATSQDMETIKKRTSKHG